GCTGGCGGTGGAGGTGCAGACCGGGACCCCGCACGGGGTCCTGTGGTGTGACGGACGGCGCACGCTGGAGCTGCCGTCCGGGGCGCGGGTGGAGGTCCGGCGCGGGACGGTGCCGGTGCGGCTCGCCCGGCTGCACCACGCGTCCTTCACCGACCGGCTCGTGGCGAAGTTCGCCCTGCCCGTTTCGGGCTGGCGCGGTGCGCCGCATTAGTGCCGCTATTAGCACATCCGTTCGGGAACCTCTCGAAGGGTGACGTCGCATGGCACCGCTGAAACCTCGGTATCGTCGTCCCGTGCTTGAGGAGATGCGGATACGGTCGCTCGGGGTTATCGACGACGCGGTGGTCGAGCTGTCGCCCGGTTTCACCGCGGTGACCGGCGAGACCGGCGCGGGCAAGACGATGGTCGTCACCAGCCTCGGGCTGCTGCTCGGCGGTCGCGCCGACCCGGCCCTGGTGCGGATCGGCTCCAAGGCCGCCGTGGTCGAGGGCCGCGTCGTGCTGCCGCCCGGCGCCTCCGCGGCCCTGCGCGCCGAGGAGGCCGGCGCCGAGCTCGACGACGGCGCCCTGCTGATCAGCCGGACCATCTCCGCCGAAGGGCGGTCCCGCGCCCACGTCGGCGGCCGCTCCGTACCCGTCGGGCTGCTCGCCGAACTCGCCGACGACCTCGTCGCCGTCCACGGACAGACCGACCAGCAAGGACTGCTGCGCCCGGCCCGCCAGCGGCAGGCGCTCGACCGGTACGCGGGGAACGCGGTCGCCGTCCCCCTGGAGAAGTACACCGGCGCCTACCGGCGGCTGCGCGCCGTCGCCGCCGAGCTGGAGGAGATCACCACCCGGGCCCGGGAACGCGCCCAGGAGGCGGACCTGCTGCGGTTCGGGCTGGACGAGATCGCGGCCGTCGAACCGCTGCCCGGCGAGGACACGGAACTGGCGGCCGAGGCCGAGCGGCTGGGCCACGCCGAATCCCTCGCCTCCGCCGCGCAGGCCGCGCACGCCGCCCTCGCGGGCAACCCGGAGGACCCGGAGGGCATCGACGCCAACACGCTCGTCGCGGGCGCGCACCGGGCGCTGGAGTCCGTACGGGCCCACGACCCGGCGCTGGGCGCGCTCGCGGAGCGCATCGGGGAGCTGGGCATCCTGCTGGCCGACGTGGCCGGGGAACTCGCCGGGTACGCCGACGACCTCGACGCCGACCCGCTGCGGCTGGCCGCGGTGGAGGAACGCCGGGCGGCCCTCACCCAGCTCACCCGCAAGTACGGGGACTCCATCGACTCCGTCCTCCAGTGGGCCCAGCAGGGATCCGCGCGACTGCTGGAACTGGACGGCGACGACGAGCGGATCGCGGAACTGACCGCCGAGCGGGACGGGCTGCGGTCCGAACTCTCGCAGCTGGCACAGGCGCTGACGGACGCCCGGGTGGAGGCGGCCTCGCGGTTCGCCTCCGACGTCACGGCCGAGCTGGCCTCGCTGGCGATGCCGCACGCCCGCGTCACCTTCGACATCCGCCAGACCGAGGACCCCGAGGGGGTGGAGGTCCACGGCAGGCCCGTCGCGTACGGTCCCGCGGGCGCGGACGAGGTGGAGCTGCTGCTGGCCCCGCACCCCGGCGCGCAGCCCAGGCCGATCGCCAAGGGTGCCTCGGGCGGTGAGCTGTCGCGGGTCATGCTGGCGGTGGAGGTCGTCTTCGCCGGGTCCGACCCGGTGCCGACGTACCTCTTCGACGAGGTCGACGCGGGCGTCGGCGGCAAGGCGGCCGTGGAGGTGGGGCGCCGGCTCGCGAAGCTGGCCCGCTCGGCGCAGGTCGTCGTCGTCACCCACCTGCCGCAGGTCGCGGCCTTCGCGGACCGGCAGCTGCTGGTGGAGAAGACGGTCGACGGATCGGTGACGCGCAGCGGGGTCACGGTGCTGGAGGGCGAGGACCGGGTCCGCGAACTGTCGCGGATGCTGGCCGGCCAGGAGGACTCCGAGACGGCGCGCGCGCACGCCGAGGAACTGCTGGCGGCGGCCCGCGCGGACGGCTGACGCCCGGCGCCGTAGCCCGTGTGGGTGAGGCCGGAGGGAGTTCGGCGCCATCTCCCGCGGGATACGCGCCCGTATGGGCCCGGAACGCGCGTGCGGACTGGCATCCTGGGCGACGTCTCTGACTCCCACACCCTGGAGCTTCGGCCCGTGAGCAGCTCCCCGGTCCCGCCGCCCGTGCCCGCGCAGCCGTACGGGCGCGAACCGCTGCGCACCGTCCAGGTCCTCGGCGGCGCCGGAGCGGGGAGCTGTGCGCACGTGCGCTCCCTCGCGACCGGGCTCGCCGCGCGGGGCGTACGGGTCACGGTGTGCGCCCCCGTCGAGGCGGAGGGCGCGTACGACTTCACCGGCGCCGGGGCCGAGTTCACCCCCGACGCGGCAGCCGCCCTGCGGGCCGCCTGCGCGGGGGCCGACCTGGTGCACGCCCACGGGGTACGGGCCGGGATGCGGGCCGCGCTGGCGCTGCGCGGGGACCGGCGCGGGCGGCGGGCGCCGCTGGTGGTGACCTGGCACGGCGGAGCCCCGGAAACGGCGGGCGCGCTCGGGCAGATGAGCCGGCTGCTGGAACGGCACGTGGCGCGGGCGGCGTCGGTGGTGCTGGGGGCCTCTTCCGACCAGGTCGACCTGGCACGGCTGCGCGGGGCGCGGGACGCCCGGCTGGCGGCGGTGGCCTTACCGGTGGCGGCGGGGCCGGAGCCGGCGGTGGAGCCGGAAAAGGTGCGGGCGGAACTGGGCGCGGTGGAACGGCCGTTGCTGATCACGGTGGGCAGTCTGGTGGCGCGGCGGGGGTACGGGCTGCTGCTGGAGGCGGCGCGGGAGTGGCGGGCGCTGGACCCCGTACCGCTGCTGGTGATCGCGGGGGAGGGGCCGCTACGGGCGGAGCTG
This Streptomyces sp. NBC_00539 DNA region includes the following protein-coding sequences:
- the recN gene encoding DNA repair protein RecN, with amino-acid sequence MRIRSLGVIDDAVVELSPGFTAVTGETGAGKTMVVTSLGLLLGGRADPALVRIGSKAAVVEGRVVLPPGASAALRAEEAGAELDDGALLISRTISAEGRSRAHVGGRSVPVGLLAELADDLVAVHGQTDQQGLLRPARQRQALDRYAGNAVAVPLEKYTGAYRRLRAVAAELEEITTRARERAQEADLLRFGLDEIAAVEPLPGEDTELAAEAERLGHAESLASAAQAAHAALAGNPEDPEGIDANTLVAGAHRALESVRAHDPALGALAERIGELGILLADVAGELAGYADDLDADPLRLAAVEERRAALTQLTRKYGDSIDSVLQWAQQGSARLLELDGDDERIAELTAERDGLRSELSQLAQALTDARVEAASRFASDVTAELASLAMPHARVTFDIRQTEDPEGVEVHGRPVAYGPAGADEVELLLAPHPGAQPRPIAKGASGGELSRVMLAVEVVFAGSDPVPTYLFDEVDAGVGGKAAVEVGRRLAKLARSAQVVVVTHLPQVAAFADRQLLVEKTVDGSVTRSGVTVLEGEDRVRELSRMLAGQEDSETARAHAEELLAAARADG
- a CDS encoding glycosyltransferase family 4 protein gives rise to the protein MSSSPVPPPVPAQPYGREPLRTVQVLGGAGAGSCAHVRSLATGLAARGVRVTVCAPVEAEGAYDFTGAGAEFTPDAAAALRAACAGADLVHAHGVRAGMRAALALRGDRRGRRAPLVVTWHGGAPETAGALGQMSRLLERHVARAASVVLGASSDQVDLARLRGARDARLAAVALPVAAGPEPAVEPEKVRAELGAVERPLLITVGSLVARRGYGLLLEAAREWRALDPVPLLVIAGEGPLRAELTRRIEAEGLPVRLLGRRRDAYRLLAAADVAVLPSRWEGRSLLAQEALRAGVALVATRVGGVPELVGEAAVLVPYGDAGAMAAAVTALLADPARRAALAAAGRAQAATWPSEDDTVAQVLSVYDELTAPRRL